The Dehalobacter sp. DCM sequence AGCCTGTAAAACTTCAGTTAACAGGCGGAGAGCCCTTGCTCAATTATGACCTGATCTGTAAACTATACGAATATATTGTACAGCGCGGCTATGACATCTCGCTGCAGCTGCAGACAAACGGAACGCTTATCAATCAGGAAATCGCCAAAGGCATTAAAAAAATGAAGATGGCTGTCGGCGTGAGCCTGGACGGTCCTCCGGCAGCGAATGAAAGCTTAAGAGGTGGAACGCAGCAGACAGTTCAGGGCATTCAGCATTTAGCCAAAGCAGGGGTTATGCTTAATGTAAACAGCGTGGTGACAGCGCAGAATGTCGAGAAGCTGCCGGAACTTGCAGATTTTGCGCTGTATCTTGGCAATGTGGCCGGTATTGGCTTCGATCTGCTGAGAAAGGCTGGACGGGCCAAAGAAAGCAGCGGGGCGGTGCGCAGGCCCACCGGTGAACAATTAAACAGCGCTTTACGACGCCTTTATGAACGGTCGGAGTCAATTTATCGACAGTTCGGCAGAAAGATCATGATCCGGGAGGTCGAAGAAGCGAAGAAGCGGCTGTGCTCTCCGGCATGCAGTCAGGAATATTGTTATGCGTCCTGTGGACGTTCCTACGTTTTTTTACCCAATGGCGACTGCTATCCCTGCGGCTCGCTGATCGACGCTCCAGATTATTATATGGGTAATATCTGGAATCCGTCGCTGAAACCGATTGCTTTAGCCAAGCAAAGAGCAGGCCAATGTGAGGCCTGCAGCTATCAAGCTTTCTGTCCGGGAGGATGCCCCTCCCGCCTGATTATCAATGCGGATGAAATGGATGATACGTTAGACTGTGTTTTAAAAAAATCGGCTTTTAATATTGCCTCTAACTTATAAAAAAACTCAACAAGTATTTATAAGCGAAAGCAATGGTTATAAAAAAAATATAAGAGGAGCATATCAATGTTACGTCTTATCAACCTGACCAAAAAATATGGAAACCTTACAGCCGTTAACGCCCTTAACCTGGAAATTGAAGACGGGGAATTTTTTGGACTACTGGGGCCGAACGGAGCAGGAAAGACTACGACGGTAAGAATGATCAGC is a genomic window containing:
- a CDS encoding radical SAM/SPASM domain-containing protein produces the protein MKKERTLIVLWTTSKCNLQCQYCYASAAGEQKDMAWETAVKILDYFADQPVKLQLTGGEPLLNYDLICKLYEYIVQRGYDISLQLQTNGTLINQEIAKGIKKMKMAVGVSLDGPPAANESLRGGTQQTVQGIQHLAKAGVMLNVNSVVTAQNVEKLPELADFALYLGNVAGIGFDLLRKAGRAKESSGAVRRPTGEQLNSALRRLYERSESIYRQFGRKIMIREVEEAKKRLCSPACSQEYCYASCGRSYVFLPNGDCYPCGSLIDAPDYYMGNIWNPSLKPIALAKQRAGQCEACSYQAFCPGGCPSRLIINADEMDDTLDCVLKKSAFNIASNL